A window from Engraulis encrasicolus isolate BLACKSEA-1 chromosome 13, IST_EnEncr_1.0, whole genome shotgun sequence encodes these proteins:
- the slc40a1 gene encoding solute carrier family 40 member 1: protein MESAGSTKRCCESIRDVFTSAKFLIYLGHALSTWGDRMWNFAVAVFLVELYGNSLLLTAVYGLVVAGSVLLLGAIIGDWVDKNPRLKVAQTSLVVQNSAVILCGILLMLVFQFKEQLTELYSGWLLTTCYIMVISTANIANLASTATSITIQRDWIVVVAGEDRNKLADMNATVRIIDQLTNILAPMLVGQIMSFSSHLIGCGFISGWNLFSMCLEYGLLWKVYQKTPALANKGGQKEKETDQNQEMKQLNSQKDMENGEAPAEASQLMNEASAAVVKTAATNDDKKSAGCCHQMSEPVRTFRDGWVAYYNQDIFFAGMALSFLYMTVLGFDCITTGYAYTQGLSPSILSLLMGASAIAGIFGTVAFTWVRRKCGLIRTGFLSGVAQLSCLTLCVFSVFAPGSPFDLTVSPFKDILRHLFGEGADGLPEGPTIPSVAPLMVDVSNSSTLVFEQAPQVESYLSVSLLFAGVIAARVGLWSFDLSVTQLIQENVIESERGVINGVQNSMNYLLDLLHFIMVILAPNQEAFGLLVIISVSFVAMGHLMYLRFAYKSLGSRLLLCCSPEQKEVPGGNDSNAPSLPTTV from the exons ATGGAAAGTGCTGGATCAACGAAACGTTGCTGTG AATCTATTCGCGATGTGTTTACGTCGGCGAAGTTCCTTATTTACCTCGGACACGCTCTGTCGACATGG GGGGATCGCATGTGGAATTTTGCTGTGGCCGTGTTTCTGGTGGAGCTGTATGGCAACAGTTTGCTGCTGACGGCCGTGTATGGCTTGGTGGTCGCTGGGTCCGTACTGCTGCTTGGTGCCATCATTGGAGACTGGGTGGACAAAAACCCACGACTCAAAG TTGCTCAGACCTCTCTGGTGGTCCAGAACTCGGCTGTCATACTGTGCGGAATTCTGCTGATGCTGGTTTTCCAGTTCAAGGAACAGCTCACTGAACTCTACAGTGGATGGTTGTTG acGACATGCTACATCATGGTCATCAGCACGGCCAACATTGCCAACCTGGCCAGCACTGCCACGTCCATAACCATCCAGAGGGATTGGATCGTGGTGGTGGCCGGGGAGGACCGCAACAAACTGGCAG ATATGAACGCCACGGTGAGGATCATCGATCAGCTGACCAACATCCTGGCCCCCATGCTGGTTGGCCAGATCATGTCGTTCAGCTCTCACCTGATTGGCTGCGGCTTCATCTCCGGCTGGAACCTGTTCTCCATGTGCCTGGAGTACGGCCTGCTCTGGAAGGTGTACCAGAAGACCCCGGCGCTGGCCAACAAGGGCGgccagaaggagaaggagacggaccAGAACCAGGAGATGAAGCAGCTCAACAGCCAGAAAG ATATGGAAAACGGCGAGGCCCCAGCCGAAGCCTCTCAGCTGATGAACGAGGCATCTGCGGCGGTCGTGAAGACAGCTGCCACCAACGATGACAAGAAGTCCGCCGGCTGCTGCCATCAGATGTCGGAGCCGGTGCGCACCTTCCGCGACGGCTGGGTGGCCTACTACAACCAGGACATCTTCTTCGCCGGCATGGCACTTTCCTTCCTCTACATGACGGTGCTGGGCTTCGACTGCATCACCACGGGCTACGCCTACACGCAGGGCCTGAGCCCCTCCATCCTCAGCCTGCTCATGGGCGCCTCGGCCATCGCCGGCATCTTCGGCACAGTGGCGTTCACCTGGGTGCGCCGCAAGTGCGGCCTGATCCGCACAGGCTTCCTGTCGGGCGTGGCCCAGCTCTCCTGCCTCACGCTGTGCGTCTTCTCCGTCTTTGCGCCGGGGAGTCCCTTCGACCTGACCGTCTCGCCCTTCAAGGACATCCTCCGCCACCTGTTTGGGGAGGGCGCCGACGGCCTGCCCGAAGGTCCCACCATCCCCAGCGTTGCCCCTCTCATGGTCGACGTGTCCAACAGCTCCACCCTGGTGTTCGAGCAGGCACCTCAGGTGGAGTCCTACCTGTCTGTTAGTCTCCTCTTCGCAGGAGTCATTGCTGCTAGAGTTG gTTTGTGGTCATTCGACTTGTCCGTGACCCAGCTCATCCAAGAGAATGTGATCGAGTCGGAGCGCGGCGTCATCAACGGCGTGCAGAACTCCATGAACTACCTGCTGGACCTGCTCCACTTCATCATGGTCATCCTGGCGCCCAACCAGGAGGCTTTCGGCCTGCTGGTCATCATCTCGGTGTCCTTCGTGGCCATGGGCCACCTCATGTACCTCAGGTTTGCCTACAAGAGCCTGGGCAGccgcctcctcctctgctgctctcccGAGCAGAAGGAGGTGCCCGGCGGCAACGACAGCAACGCGCCCTCACTTCCCACCACTGTGTAA